Genomic DNA from Dermacentor variabilis isolate Ectoservices chromosome 6, ASM5094787v1, whole genome shotgun sequence:
GGCTTACGAGCTCACAGAGAGGACTTGTTCCATTCTGTTCCGCTTGCTGAAGTATAAAGCGCTGTTAGGCTAAGCTTAAAACAAAACAGGGCCTGTTGCATTTCAGAAAAGGGCAGCTTTGTCATATGACAGTTTCTTGGCATCATTAGTATATTACCTCAGGCCAACTTTCATCTACCAAGAGAATGACGTAAATGTGCCCACTTTCATCGCTTCTTtatgttagtttttttttctcacatataTTTTAATGTTGTAAAATGCCATGTACACTAGCCAGCAATGAGTGATAGCCATTACTACAACATCACAACATCGCAATCGTGGATTGCCAAGTCATCCAAAAGCTAATGGCACTGCATTCAAGACATAGAAAAACAGTGCAGTTGTGGTCCGGGACATTTATTAGGTGTTATCGCTTCATTGCTTCAATGCTTTGTCTGTGGCCTCATGTATTACCACACCAGAACGAAATGCTTTGGAAAATTTGGATAAGAGGATATAATTTTACATTattatttatttgcataatagCCTGCTGATGTTCATAATGATTAGTTTGTTTGCATGCAGAGTAACAGGTGTTATTTGGCAACTATTTATCAGACAGTGCGCAAATTTTCTTTGTAATATGTCAGCACATATCATTACTGTCGACTGCTTGTTTTTACAAGTTTAAAATCAATGCCTTAAAAGAATGCACGGAAATTGCGGGTAGAGGCAGTCATCAAATGTGTAAAACCATGGTGTGCCAGAGGACATTAAGCTAACTTCATGCATGCAAATATTAAATGTGTGGTGGCAAAGTTGACTGTACTAAAGTGAATAAGTGGTTGTGTTACGTTACGTGCATGAATATATGACTATCTTAAACTATGATTGGAAAAGAATCTTTGATTTTACTCTTTGTCTTCAACGTAATAATACCATCACTGTAACAAGCACAGGTGTAAGTTATTACGCCGATTATTGATGCTTATTAGCACTATATTAAATTGATGGTGCTTCCATGCTATAAAACTTCAAACTTGCATAATTCCCAAGCGTAAATGGCATGCACACTCTTTTCCACATGTGCCCCGTTGATTTCAAATACTGACTACAAATAAGTTCAAATCTTAGAAAAAATATCTAGCATACTTTTTGGTATTTTAACTTTTAAATCTGATCACCCTTAACAACAGCaaggttcatatatatatatatatatatatatatatatatattaatgataatGTAGAAGGCTAGACAGCTGGACAAATGTCAAAGTGCATGATTTTGCTCCCACTTTTGTTACTGTCAGCAATACCAGCTTTGTGAAGAAACACAATCTTGCTGACCTCTGAAATCACGAATTGCAGAACAATATATGAGCTTGCAGTTAACAGTACTGCATTATGAAACCTGTTAGAACTGTATAGGTTAGCGGCAAAAGAGAGTAGGAAAAGGCATGAGAAACATAATGGTAAGTTAGGAAAGTTTATTTCAAGAGCAGCTACATTGCCCAAGTCACATGGTTAATGAGGCAAAATCAAGGCGCGTGAAATGAAAACAATGAAAAATGTTACTCTTTGTATGAGCCTGTGCAAATTTAATACTCTGAAACAGTGGCCATATGTAAACCTCCAGCCTATCTTCGGCATTGCATCCGTGTCTGTTTCCACACGGTGCTTTAATCAAGGCTCATTTGTGCTTTATCTGACTGTTGATAAAAAAGGACTGAGCAAGAGGAATGCATATCAGCTGTGGTTGacatgtcaaaattgcacaacgTGAAGTAAATGTGATGCTGTGCTGGAAAAGCATTGATTTCCATGTGGTTGCTGCCTCACTAAATACCAAGCTCCAATGACATTTCATGCAGAGTTAGCAGTTCTTCCAATACAATGGCATCAGAATTGGCACAAAAACAGCTAAAGACATCGTTTCGAATGCAATATGTCATCATGCGTTAGGATCGGATGGTTAGGATGTCAGAAGAAAGGATGCAAGGTCCAGAAGTAATACATTAAGAAGGGTATAGATTTTGTCAAATCTGGAGTGTTTTGTTGCGTGAAATCGCCAGCCTTAGTCATGTGACCACGTGTGTGACAGTGTTTCACCTATCAGTGGAAGATTCTGTACATATCCCCATACTTTTCTGAACTCCAGAAGAGCGCAACAATATATTCtcatgcacaaaaagaaagcaatcgCTCTTGATATTAACACACATGCAGAGCAGAAGAACAAGCAGGAGCATGCTGGTAAATGAGGTTGAGGTAAGAAGCACACAAGACAGGCAGCCGTGAGCTTACAGTGACGGAGAAAGTATGCTTCTTGCTGTTACACCCAAGCCCCACGCTGCACCGAAGAGAGCACAGGTATCACTATTAATACTGACAGTCTTAGAAACACATATATGTGATTAAGTAGGCAGGTATCACAAACATAAAAACAGCACTTGAAAAAATATCTCACTGTATTGTTCTTTACAATAAGAGGGCACAGAAAGCTCAACATTAAATTGCCACATTATCCGAACCACATGGCAATAAGGTTGGCTTGTAAGAGCAACATACGCTACACAGATCGCTTGACTTTGTGAGATGTTTGCTGATGTATACAGCACCAGGTTTTTTACCTTTCAAGGCTGTCAGCTTGCGCAGGACACCCGAGGTGGAGAAAAATGTGGACGAGAAATGGCGCTGGCGAAGGACCATGGATGAAGAGTGTGGGTTGGGCCGGTTCACTTTGCTGCGTAGACTAGACGGAAGTGTGCTCGACTTGCAGTCACTAGTGCTGTTAGTGACAAACACAGAGTCTGGGATGCTGCCTGAACTGAGCGAGTTTGAGTTGCCCTTGGTGGGTGAGCCGGGTGACGACCGCGCTGGGCGCACGGGCTCCTCTTCTACTTCTGGAATCGTCTCCGATGACTGCACTGATTTCTGCTTCGTCAAACATCCCGACGGTGGCCTGCTACCCTGCTCATCTAGGCTGAGGACACTTTCCTCGGACGATTTGAAGGAGTAGTAACCAGTGTCGCGAAACGTTTTGCCCGGGTTGCCCTCGAGGTCTGCTATGTTCCCCACGGACTTCGTGCCCAGAAACTTGGATGTGCTCCGCTCGCTGTCACTGAACGTAGCAAGTGAAAGGTTGTTTTCACTGCACGACTTTTCCTTGCCACTTATCCTTTTTCCGAGGCCATCTGCGCCCTGGCTCGCTTCCGAGGGCACTTCTTTGTCCTCGTGGGCAGCCGTGTCCAAAATGGAATGTTCAGACTTGGAAGCGCCCTTGGAATGGAAGAGCTGTAAGGATAAACTGCCCGCTTTCTTGTACGGTGCAAGGCTGTCACTACTTCGCGTAACCACTAATTTACGTTGGCCTAGTCCTCTTCGAGCTTTAATGTAGAGCGATGATTCTGATCGTGATTTGTCAGCTGATGTTTCGGTAGGAGACACACTCGGCTCCGGAGACATTCCAGTTGTCTTTGGACAGACTTCGAGCACAGTCTCGACGCTGCCACAGAAATCGATGTCGGAGCCTGTGGTGAGGGTTGACGAACTGTCGCACTTAGCTGCAGTGCCGCTGGCTATGCTGAACATTCCTGGCAGTTCCAGCTTTTCCTCGACGGTGACAGTGCTCAGCTTTGGAAGAATGCAGCTGGGTTCCAGGAATTCCAAATTAGATGCTGCTTCCTTGGCTGCAATAAGAGGAACCTCCTGGCCGGACTGTAACCGGAGGACGGGCACCTTGAAAGGAGGCAGGATGAAGTGGTCCGATGGTTCTTCACCATCACAACACGACAGTTTCGAGAGGGAAATGTTGTCGGCCAATGTGGCCCCGGAGGACTCCAGCATGTTGTAAAGCTCATCCATCTCGTTGGACATCTCCGATTCTGTGGCAGTGTGATCCGAGTCGTAGCTCGGAATGCTGATGCTCGTCGAGATGGTCTCAGATCCGGACTCCGAAGGTGTCTTGCTCTTCCCCATCTTCTTCTTTTCAGAGAGGTTGGGCGAGTCCACGTCAGAGCATTCACTCGAGCCTCCAGTCAGAGCCAAGGGTTTACACCTCCTCTCGCGCAGTGGAGAAGCATTACGGCTCCCACCGACTGTATGCATCAAGGCAACAATTTGGTACTGAATGTATTCCTGAGCCTTCATGTAGTCATTATGATTGTGGTCCGAGATGATGGGGCAACTGCTCTTCTCATCCTTGTTCGACTGTTCATCTGATAGCATCTTGAGGGACTGCATGAGCTGCCTACATATGAACATGGTCTCTTCGGAGATAGTCGAATCATTGCTGTGACCGCTCAGGTTATCGGCAAGTTTATCATCCACTGCAGCTGAAAGCTGTTTACTAGGCGAGCGCCGTCCGGGTTTCTTGTGGTGACGAGGCTTGGGAGACCCTTCTTCATCAGTGGAAGAATACGTTCCAGACTCCAAGGTGTCACTGCCATAGTCACTGTTGTTGCTACCAATGGTACTGCTGCAACTGCTCTCCCCAGAGAGAGCGGCAGGAGAAACCGTCTGCATCAAACGTGTGATTTGTGACTCCAGGAGAGCTTTCCAAGGTGTGATGTTTTCATCAACTTTCTCAGTCTCATCACTCGTGCCGGAGATGTGGGCAAGTACTCTGTTAACAATGTAAGCAGCTTCTTCATCAGAATAGCAATCGGTGGACGATGATCGGCTATGAATGCTCGCTGCATCCTCCTCCAAAGCAGATTTCTTTAAATCCTTCACATCCTCATTTTGTGTCAATTCACTGGTTGAACTATTGCACATACTTTCAATGCCAGATGTAAGTTCGTTTGCAGAATCCGACAATGACTGCTGCATGTCAGTGTTAGCTTCTGAAGTAGGAGTGAGAGACATTCGATTATCCTCTGTCTGCAGGTTAGCGTCTTTGGTAGCGGCGTCATGAAAATCGTCTTCAGTGGTGGAATCCATGTGAATGATTGTGCTCTCATCAGCAGTTAGTGTGACATCAAGGTTTTCAAATGAAATGTCTTGGGAATGTTGCTGTTCCTCGTTAACTGTATTGCAATCACTGGTATTATTGGCTACATCATGTGGCTGCACTTCAAGCGcatcctctttttttctcttaatagtTGTAAAACCTTCCTCTTCGAGGACAACTTTGATGTCTGCTGCTTCCTCAccatcatctttcttttttcttttgattgTATCACAAGAATCGCCACCTTCAAAAGCTAAGCTTGCGGCTGCCTTTTCTGCCCTCTTTTGTTTGGAAGTTGCCCTTTTGTCCTCATCATCACTGCTAACGCCTCCACTTTCGTCAGTAAACTCAGCGTCATCAGGATAATGAAATTTGCCAGTTCCCAACAGTCCTGAAGTGAAATATTTTTCTAACCTCGAAGACGCCAACTCTTCAGGGTCCTCTTCGAGCACTTCGACGTCATCAACACCTGATGTTTCGGACACTGAATCACTGAAGTCTTCGCTCGTAGCAATTGACCACCTCTTGTGTATCTCTTCGAGAGACGCATTCCCGATGGCAAAGCTGAAGTATTTTTCTAACTCGGACGACGGATTCTTTGTCACGGGAGTCGTCGCCCGCGAGCTCTTTTCGCTCTCCTCGCAACTCTCCTCGAGTATGGTATGAAGCGAGTATGACAGCGGATTGCCGTACTGCATGGCATTGAAGCGCGGCATGGGAGAAATGTACATGGCATCGTCCGACGAAGTCGACGCGTCGCTGAACatgttctcctcctcctcctcttcgtcgCAGGACGCATCGCTAGTGTCGCACGACGTGGGTCCCGCCGTCGGAGACTGACCACTCCGCGAAGATTCGCCGACGTCACCGTCGCGCTTCGGAGAAcccgccgctgctgcttccgcggaCGGCGGACGCGTCTCGTGACAGTCGAACGATTCGGTGAAGTATTTTTCCAGCGTGGACACTACCAAGCCTTCGAGATCAATGTCCCTTTCCCGTAGTTCGCGCGCGGGAGTCGTTGCGGGCTCTACTTTCGCGTCGTCGTTGGGTGCAGCAGCACCGTCGATTGTATCGCGGTCGCTCGATTTCGGTTCCGCTTCGTCGACAACGGCAGCAGAAGGAGCAACACACTCACCGGCGGCGGTATCCTTCTCGGGGTTATCCGTGTTCTGTTGTTCGCGATCCGAAACACACGCGGGCACCACCACCACCTGTTGCTGCACTTCCACACACACGGAGTCCGCGCTGCCCGCTGCGTCGCGCGGAGGCGGGCCGCAGGCGTCACCGACCGCGCTCATCGGCGGAGTCCTGGCGGGGGCGCCGTTCTCCTCGGGCTGTCCCACTTCCCCGAGCACACCTtggccgccaccaccgccgccgccgccggtgctCTCCTCCAAGTCGGCCATGTTGGCCGCCGACACAGGTGCATTGTCCGCGCAGTCGTGGCCGGGGCTCGGCGCGCGTTCGCCTTGACAACTGTCATCCTCGGCTGGGACGTCCCGTCCGGGCCCGAGCGCCTCCTCCGGGGCGCTCAAAGGGACGCGGCCCTCCATGATCGCATCGTCCCGTGCGAGCGAGCCGTCTCTCCGCCACCACCGCCACGGTCCCGCGATGGCGCCGCCGTCAGAGCTGGTGGCCTCCTCTCCCACTTCCGGCGCTGAGTCAACGACAGGTGGAGCAGCGGCCGGCAGGACTTCTTGGCCCGGTTCTCCTAcgccggccgccgccgccgcatcgCGCACGGCGGCGAGCAGCAGATTAGCGTCGTCCTCGTCATTACGATTGTCCGGCCCGGCGAGAATAGCaacggctgctgctgccgccgccgcttctCCGTGCGATGCCAAACTGGTTCCCTCGTCGCTGGCGTCGCTGCCGCCGGCGGCAGCCGACCGTTTTCCGCCGCGTCGTCGTCCCATCGGGCCGGCGGCGCTGCTTTCGCCTTCCTCGCCGCTTCTCGCCTCCTCGGGCGACCTTTGGCCGGGGTCGACCACCTGCGGCCCCGCGGCGGAGGCAGCAGGGACGACGCCTAGCCGCTCCCGCTGCTCTTGTTCTTCACCCGGCGCCAATTCTTCCTCCGAACCGCCGCTGCCTCCTCCGTCCTCCTCTTCGTCGGAGGGGAACTCCCAGTCCGAGCTGTCCTCCACGTACACGGCGCCCTCGGGCCCCACGGCGAGCCGAGAGCGCAGCAGGAGCCAGAGGCGAGACGCCGCCTCCACCTCGGAGTCGTCCTCGGACGATTCGGACGAGCTGATGAACACCAGCTTGTAGTCGTCGGGCGAGCGGTCGCGCAGCTTCACCTCGCAGTCGGACGGGTAGTCGCTGTCCAGCGGCCACAGCCGGCTGTCGTAGCTGTTCTGGCTGGCGGGCCGCGAGGGCCACTGGTCGGACGCCGCCGACGAGGACGCTGCCGCGCCCGCGGCAGCCGACTCGCAGCCCTTGAGCAGGTCGCGGATCCGGAGCGATCGCCTCCGCAGCTGGTCCAGGCGCCGAGCGAGCGGCGAGCAGGGCGGGCTCGGCGGCACGTTAGTGGAAAAGGAAAGGGCATCGCCTAGCGTGGGATTGTTAGCGCTGGCCGCGGTCGCTGCATGGGCGCCGGCGCAGCTCGGCTCGCACAAGAGAAAGTCGTCAAAGACAAGCGGGGGCGGAAGGATTGGGAACTGGGAGCATTCGTTAGAGGGGGGCAGGGCGTTAATAGCGAGAGAGTCGCCGCCGCTACCGCCGCCACTGCCTTCGCCGCTGCAGCAGTCGGCGGCGTCGTCATCATCTGCCGGAGACAGCCGTAGCAAAGGGAAACAAACAATTCAGTCTCGAAGGAAGACTTCAAAGCACAACAAACGCGCACTCTTCGGAAAGGCAGAAGAATGAAAGAAGAGTGTCAAAACGAACAACACACAGTTTAAAATCGCTGCTCAGCACCTCTATCGCTCTTATAGTGGGAACGTGTCGGCCCGACATGAATCATGCACCGCCGCTGTGTAGgggatcaaaaaagaaaaaaaaaacatataataCGCAGTCGATAAAGAAGAGGTCGTTTCCCCGAGCGGAGTCGTAGAGCATGAAAGGACTCCTTCAAAAGAGAGAGTCAAAGTACATTATTCTCCCTTTATGCACCTTTCAGCTCTTCGCGCGCATCTTGAGGCGATCAAGAAAAACCACGCCTCCAAGCGTAAACAGCTTGGTGGTGTCGCGCTTCGTCCGCACTTACGAGAAAAACAGGAACCCAGTTTTCAAACTCTCGACGACGAACGACACAAAAGCAGACCGTCGGTTCCGTCTTGGCCGCACCGTCGTGTCGCACTTAGACAGCGGTGGTCGAAGCACTTGACCCCTACGCTGGACGCGCGCGGACCTCATATAGCGCCGTTCCCAGCCGTAAAACGTTATCAGCGAAACGAGCTTGTCGCCCGCGGAGAAGATCAAAAGACGCGGCGCCGGCGCTGTAGGCAGACGGCTCTACAAGTAAACACAGCGCGCACGCCGAGGACACACCCGCCGAACGAGAATGTTTACCGTTAGCAAACGGCACGCGTAACTACACGTTGATCGAAAGCGCGTGGACCAGTTAAAGCTTCTGTCCGTGGATGCTGTCAAGTCGACGGCGCTGGCCTGTAATTAGGAGCTCCTTATCTCACCGCCGCGGGGCAGGCGGCGAGTGACGGCGTATAACTGATCGACACATCCTCCACTTACGAGTAAGTAATCATTAAACAACGGGATGCCTGAATGCACAAGCGGTTAGCGACCGGCTGAGCCAATTCGACGACAACGTGGCCTTTCGCGTGATGAGCGCGCGGCAAAACTTTGCTCTGCCCCAATACGTTTATATATTAATTTATAGACAGAGTGATAGACTGCAGATGCGAGAGTATTATAAATGCAGACAGCATCATAGATCTCGGACAGGCAGAGACTGCAACAACCTTCCCTACGATATCGCGGTCGTCGCTAGATCTTGTGGCTTCGTTCAAGAAGTCATCTCGCATTTGTGCGCGGTAACTCGTTGTAACAAGGAGCACATCACGCGAATATTGCgtggtttaacgtcccgaaactacGCAAAGCGAGAGATGCCGTGGCTTGAAGGGCTTCCAATTAATTTTCGACCGCCTGGCACGTtttctttacacacacacacacacacacacacacacacacacacacacacacacacacacacacacacacacacacacacacacacacacacacacacacacacacacacacacacacacacacacacacacacacacacacacacacatatatatatatatatatattctcgtaCCTAAACCTAAGCGGACGCGCGTCTTCGCATTCCAAcgtcccatcgaaatgcggcgacCGCGGTCGGCAAGCAAAACGTCACAACCACACCAACTGCACTTCTCCCTCGTTATAATGTCATATTGTCCACAGGAAGCATACAGACCACGTAAAAACAAAAAGTCGTTAAGTCTGCTTCCATTGTTCCGTGATGTGTAGTGCCGTATTACTTAAAACGGTTTGTTCTCGGGAGGTCTCAAAAAGCGGGGTTAATATGAAAGCTTCTACGGAGCTTTTTACACAGTTGTCAGGGGCATCAATCTGTAGAAGCAAAGCTCATTCCGTCGTCGTTGAGCTTCACTGTTTTCCTTCATCgtcacaaagaagaagaaaaagaaagaaatgacgagAACAGAGGATTACATCGTTTTGATTTCCTATACCTCCGTTGATGTCTTTTCCATGCTATCTTCCCCGAGCCGCGAaaggcggggaaaaaaaaaaaagaaaaaaaagggggacgcTTCGTGGACCCCGTTCCCACGGAAGAATGAGTTTAGCCGTTATCGGTTTCTAACTTCGAGAAGGCTGTTTTGGAAACAGGAGCGACGATGGCGAAAAGAAAGCCGCCGTTTCCCATATCGAATCTCACAGTTCTCCCATATTTCGCCGATACGGGTGCGGTATCGCGCGACTACATAGCGAAAAGCGCGTTTTTGCGAGGCTTCAGCATCCACCGTTCGGCACTTCCGCAGCGTGACGACTGTAGCCAGGAATGCTCGACGCCCGCTGAGGCGACGTCAGCGCGTTGTTTGCGAACGCGAGAGGGGTGGGAAAAATGAAAACACCTTCGCAAGCGTTTCAACACAACAGGGGGTCGAGAGACCTTCGCAAGCGTTGCAGTACAACAGGGGGTCGAGAGGGTGATCGACTCGAAGTTCAACGGCCGCGCGTCTCGCTGAGTGGGGCGGTAGATGCGCAGCGAGCGTCGCGGTTCGCGTCAAAACAGCCGATTcagcgaggtcgcgggatccaatcccggccacggcggccgcatttcgatgggggcgaaatgcgaaaacgcccgtgtacttagatttaggtgcacgttaaagaaccccaggtggtctacatttccggagtcctccaactacggcgtgcctcataatcagaaagtggttttggcacgtaaaaccccatatatgaCGATGAATGAAGTGCGAACTGTCTGTATGTATAAGCTCAGCCACGAGCGCGGTAGCCGTACCGTGGTCGGTGAAACCGGAGTGGCGACACCGTTGTTTTTACGAACTCTGACCGTGCGCGTCTCACTTTCACGGCGAGATATAGAGAAAGAATATCTTACTTAAATGATGGCTTTTCCGGGCCATTCTCTGATGCACCAGAGCGTTAGTCGATCTTGGGCCATTAAAATTATATAGCTAAGTAAGTGTACCAAGGATGGTGACGCATTGGAAAACTTAAACCCGTTGCATTAGTTTGGCGGATGACAGTTTCTATTCGTGGAGAAAACGAAGGCCGCGGAATGAGTTTATTCGCACCTTGGCGTTATACCAGTGCGCTGTGGTATGCCACAAATTTCGTAGTATATACGCCACACTGTCGAGTATGCGGGGCCGTTTGCACGTAGCTAGAGCTTCCGAAGTTGCCAGTTTGGTTAGCGCGTGtggtgcgtgtttctttttcaacGTCCTTTGTATTTTTAGCGTTCCAAGTTTTTATtataatgcattaccaactagcccacctatccctCCTTTCGCCAGTTTGGTTATTTGCTTACGTTGGAACGTGACGCAATCATTCTGCagtgaagagaaagagagagagagagaaaagaaagaaagaaaaagagcagaaGCTACTGAAATGCGTGACGTCACGAACTGGTACGCAAATTTCAAGGCTGCGTCGTCGCGCGCAcattttgcctttctttttttttcattcctggcGCACCAGGCCTCCGCTCGGGGTAAGGATGGCCTATACTTAGTATTCAACGAGTGCAAGCAATCATTTCATCTCTCTTTATTTCTCAGAAACTCGGGAAAGGTTCGCTTTCTAAAGAAGAGCTGTTTAAACAGCTCGAGTGTTCCGTCCGGAGAACCTTTTGCAGGACAGACAGACCGACGAAGATAACGTCACACCCGGTTTCATGTGTACGCAAGCAAAGGCAATACGCAGGAAAAAGAATTGTCTACGTAAATAATTATACACAATAATACAAATTCTACATACAAGCACGCCAATGTTAACTTCGTACCTATATTTACTGCCTCTTAAAAACGTACGAACAAGAACACCGAAAACgcgggggaagaaaaaaagaaagaaaaagaacagcagcCACTATACAGCTAACTTCGCGAGCAAGGATATCGAGCGAGACTTCGTTTCGCTCAGCAATGCTGTCCTATTTCTCTCTCGGCCCTCGCGAAAGGAACGCATCGATACGTTCCGATTTCCAAAAAAACTGACATCGTTACCCGGAATTTAGGAACAAAAGCGCGGCCGAAAGCAGgggacacaaaaaaagaaaaaaagaaaagaaagaaagcgaacggCGAGAGAAAAAGAAGCAGGTTAACCGGCCCATTATAGTGCGGGCTATGCACTCGGGATGGATCGCGCTACTTAGCGTAACGGCTCGCGGAGAAGACTGGCCTCTCTCTCAAGGCTGCGTCAGCATACATATGCGACGGCGTATAGGTACGCAGAGGACGCGCACACCCCgccacgaagaagaagaagaatggatGGAAATGACCGCGTAACACACATTGCACACGTCGGACCGTCGAGAGGCGGGAAGAGACGACGCCGTTCTCAATTTGGAACAAACGAGAGAGGTTGCGCCCGGAACCTGCGCAGAAAACGGTAACATCGGCGCGCAAGTTTTGGACTGCcgcgcgttttcttttctttttattccagcCATGGTCGCATTAGTGTTCTTCGATCATCGACGATCTGAGAAACCGCGCTTCGAACCACCGGCCGCGCTATCGGTATTCGGATGTTAAAGGAATGCTAAAGGAGTAAACTTGAAACGAGTTTATACTCGTGAAGTACACCTCAAGAACTCCACTTTTACTTCGGGCAGAAATATGTTGATTTCTCGCGGAGAAAGTTAAGGCCGAACTTCTCtctgacacacacacgcacgcacacacgcacacacgcacacacgcacacacgcacacacgcacacacgcacgcacacacgcacacacacacacacacaaagaaatgtacgagatagaaagaaagaacatgacgGAGGAAAaggccgaaagaaaaaaaagagacgctCGTACAGTTTGGTGTCAAAAGGTTACGGCTTGCTACTACATGCACGCGTACACGCATACGCGTGAAGGAAGTGAGGTCCGCGACGGAGAACATGTCGTCGGCATTGTGTGCGCAGGCGACCGCGTGCACAAAGAGCGCCACGGAATTCCGGCTGCTAGACGTTT
This window encodes:
- the LOC142585399 gene encoding uncharacterized protein LOC142585399 isoform X4, translated to MTAADAGGSGGGTMGDAPFGASAARAMDLDLSNLTLAERDAIMQVLQRDQALRKMEERRILHLKAELQRLRKRGALRPGLDPARSCARCLSALGRILNRGAPCPSCRKKVCRDCRLHEVGVPEGSDQWLCVVCHKQMELKATSGQWMQDLCRRSSRRRKLNGPPVADELGRALQCVPAQQRPDHAGRPAIERATSSRAAAAAPASATHQQPQQQSARGLGNHSGPKTTPPMTRTTPSPDAQRPPLARLPGGYSSAPRPDSPQSAVGQDSLSSDVSSAADSSATPFPASSATTSKPTSEGTPPLSSTACPSPPTGVRWAPLRGPLRTPIRKLPRQGSSLSSSSDSASAEGGVGGRLLPHHHQQPPLSSSTTAADDSPPPVPFPRTKRQSPQRQLPPSPMPQDSPSPPTQKQLLVPDSKIPLAPSLSAPASPAFRDRSRSALTVTYSSPPSVQDGRGQTLPARKATAPELTGLERAKEVAFRRVTLGSVRMESSSTTDDDDAADCCSGEGSGGGSGGDSLAINALPPSNECSQFPILPPPLVFDDFLLCEPSCAGAHAATAASANNPTLGDALSFSTNVPPSPPCSPLARRLDQLRRRSLRIRDLLKGCESAAAGAAASSSAASDQWPSRPASQNSYDSRLWPLDSDYPSDCEVKLRDRSPDDYKLVFISSSESSEDDSEVEAASRLWLLLRSRLAVGPEGAVYVEDSSDWEFPSDEEEDGGGSGGSEEELAPGEEQEQRERLGVVPAASAAGPQVVDPGQRSPEEARSGEEGESSAAGPMGRRRGGKRSAAAGGSDASDEGTSLASHGEAAAAAAAVAILAGPDNRNDEDDANLLLAAVRDAAAAAGVGEPGQEVLPAAAPPVVDSAPEVGEEATSSDGGAIAGPWRWWRRDGSLARDDAIMEGRVPLSAPEEALGPGRDVPAEDDSCQGERAPSPGHDCADNAPVSAANMADLEESTGGGGGGGGQGVLGEVGQPEENGAPARTPPMSAVGDACGPPPRDAAGSADSVCVEVQQQVVVVPACVSDREQQNTDNPEKDTAAGECVAPSAAVVDEAEPKSSDRDTIDGAAAPNDDAKVEPATTPARELRERDIDLEGLVVSTLEKYFTESFDCHETRPPSAEAAAAGSPKRDGDVGESSRSGQSPTAGPTSCDTSDASCDEEEEEENMFSDASTSSDDAMYISPMPRFNAMQYGNPLSYSLHTILEESCEESEKSSRATTPVTKNPSSELEKYFSFAIGNASLEEIHKRWSIATSEDFSDSVSETSGVDDVEVLEEDPEELASSRLEKYFTSGLLGTGKFHYPDDAEFTDESGGVSSDDEDKRATSKQKRAEKAAASLAFEGGDSCDTIKRKKKDDGEEAADIKVVLEEEGFTTIKRKKEDALEVQPHDVANNTSDCNTVNEEQQHSQDISFENLDVTLTADESTIIHMDSTTEDDFHDAATKDANLQTEDNRMSLTPTSEANTDMQQSLSDSANELTSGIESMCNSSTSELTQNEDVKDLKKSALEEDAASIHSRSSSTDCYSDEEAAYIVNRVLAHISGTSDETEKVDENITPWKALLESQITRLMQTVSPAALSGESSCSSTIGSNNSDYGSDTLESGTYSSTDEEGSPKPRHHKKPGRRSPSKQLSAAVDDKLADNLSGHSNDSTISEETMFICRQLMQSLKMLSDEQSNKDEKSSCPIISDHNHNDYMKAQEYIQYQIVALMHTVGGSRNASPLRERRCKPLALTGGSSECSDVDSPNLSEKKKMGKSKTPSESGSETISTSISIPSYDSDHTATESEMSNEMDELYNMLESSGATLADNISLSKLSCCDGEEPSDHFILPPFKVPVLRLQSGQEVPLIAAKEAASNLEFLEPSCILPKLSTVTVEEKLELPGMFSIASGTAAKCDSSSTLTTGSDIDFCGSVETVLEVCPKTTGMSPEPSVSPTETSADKSRSESSLYIKARRGLGQRKLVVTRSSDSLAPYKKAGSLSLQLFHSKGASKSEHSILDTAAHEDKEVPSEASQGADGLGKRISGKEKSCSENNLSLATFSDSERSTSKFLGTKSVGNIADLEGNPGKTFRDTGYYSFKSSEESVLSLDEQGSRPPSGCLTKQKSVQSSETIPEVEEEPVRPARSSPGSPTKGNSNSLSSGSIPDSVFVTNSTSDCKSSTLPSSLRSKVNRPNPHSSSMVLRQRHFSSTFFSTSGVLRKLTALKAWGLGVTARSILSPSL